The following proteins are encoded in a genomic region of alpha proteobacterium U9-1i:
- a CDS encoding major facilitator superfamily MFS_1, translating into MTAHTDTTPTREFRDGWPVIFCAVLGLVVTNFHVYSLTIFIEPLEQAFGWTRTQITSATIVSAIVGVIGYPLVGILLDRIGARNVALLGMLIFCPALALLSQVGPELYKWWIGYALVNIGHVMAGITVWTSGVASRFDKKRGLALGISLTGAGIATATLPTVANALVERFGWDGAYIGLGLIAAVLILPATFFLFHDRRSLAAKGKKGRAVNAWTPEGVTVAQALRTVTFWQLLFAALFLIAALLGLIVHFVPMLTEEGVPRTTAAAIAGLIGLSSVAGRLISGFLIDRVHARFVGGSFSLLPAIACTLVLFSDGEPLLWYPAAISFGLALGAEADVLSYSTTRYFGLKSYGVLFGLYAATLTTGAGIGPVLGGLIHDRTGTYDLLVMSAIGISLLASLLMFMLSPYPAAPAQERTVGAAEQPA; encoded by the coding sequence ATGACCGCACACACTGACACTACGCCGACGCGCGAGTTTCGAGACGGTTGGCCGGTCATCTTTTGCGCCGTCCTCGGTTTGGTCGTCACCAATTTCCACGTCTACTCATTGACGATCTTTATCGAGCCGCTTGAGCAAGCGTTCGGGTGGACGAGGACCCAGATTACAAGCGCCACGATCGTGAGCGCGATTGTTGGTGTGATCGGCTATCCGTTGGTCGGCATTCTGTTGGACAGAATTGGCGCGCGCAACGTCGCCTTGCTCGGCATGCTCATCTTCTGCCCGGCGCTTGCTCTCCTGAGCCAAGTGGGGCCGGAACTCTATAAGTGGTGGATCGGCTACGCGCTCGTCAATATTGGCCACGTCATGGCGGGCATCACGGTTTGGACAAGCGGCGTCGCCAGCCGCTTCGACAAAAAGCGCGGCCTGGCGCTCGGCATCTCGCTCACAGGCGCCGGCATCGCCACGGCAACATTGCCGACGGTCGCGAATGCGTTGGTTGAACGCTTCGGATGGGACGGCGCCTATATCGGCCTTGGCCTGATCGCGGCGGTGCTCATTTTGCCAGCGACTTTCTTTCTCTTCCACGATCGCCGAAGCCTTGCGGCGAAGGGAAAGAAGGGACGCGCCGTAAATGCCTGGACGCCGGAAGGCGTCACGGTCGCGCAGGCGCTGCGTACGGTCACATTTTGGCAGCTGCTGTTCGCGGCGCTGTTTCTCATCGCCGCACTGCTCGGCCTCATCGTTCACTTCGTGCCGATGCTGACGGAGGAAGGCGTGCCGCGCACAACCGCCGCCGCCATCGCGGGGCTCATCGGCCTGTCCTCGGTTGCCGGTCGCTTGATCAGCGGCTTTCTAATCGATCGCGTTCACGCACGTTTTGTCGGCGGCTCGTTCTCATTGCTGCCAGCGATCGCTTGCACGCTTGTGCTGTTCAGCGATGGCGAGCCGCTGCTTTGGTATCCCGCCGCGATTTCGTTTGGCTTGGCGCTCGGCGCCGAGGCGGACGTGCTCTCCTACTCGACCACGCGCTATTTCGGGCTGAAATCGTACGGGGTCCTGTTCGGCCTTTATGCGGCGACGCTCACCACAGGCGCCGGTATCGGGCCAGTGCTCGGCGGCCTCATCCATGACCGGACCGGCACATACGATCTGCTTGTGATGTCCGCGATTGGCATTTCGCTGCTGGCCTCATTGCTGATGTTCATGCTGTCGCCGTACCCCGCCGCGCCGGCGCAGGAGCGCACTGTCGGCGCCGCCGAGCAGCCCGCGTGA
- a CDS encoding FMN-dependent enoyl-acyl-carrier-protein, which yields MTTQFCKLVGIDYPIVAFTHCRDVVAAVSKAGGIGVLGAAKFTPEQLEIELNWIDAHVDGRPYGVDVLAPSLSPATEDADLTALEHSIPKEHREFVAQIEERLRIPPETDGPTPQEFSGIIVSRATLDAHVRLALSHPIKFLVSALGPFSPEIMAQAKNQGVLIGGMCGSVKHARLHAAAGADVIIAQGSEAGGHTGEISTLVLTPQVVDAVAPIPVLAAGGIATGRQLAAVLALGAQGAWTGSLWLTVHESDTDPRMIDKLLAADSAQTVRTKSVTGKPVRMLHTPLEQVWLEEGAPPTLPAPQQGMLMRPLYHRVYQNGVKTLMSHAVGQAVGLLNARRPCKAVLDEMMREVVDTMERVNGEIDLNS from the coding sequence GTGACAACGCAATTCTGCAAACTGGTCGGCATCGACTATCCGATCGTCGCGTTTACGCATTGCCGTGACGTCGTTGCGGCTGTCAGCAAAGCGGGTGGCATTGGCGTTCTCGGCGCCGCGAAATTCACGCCCGAGCAGCTTGAGATCGAACTGAACTGGATCGACGCACACGTTGATGGGCGACCATACGGCGTTGACGTGCTGGCCCCCTCGCTCTCGCCGGCGACAGAGGATGCCGATCTAACGGCGCTTGAGCACTCGATCCCGAAAGAGCATCGCGAGTTTGTCGCACAGATTGAAGAGCGGCTGCGCATTCCGCCGGAAACGGACGGGCCAACGCCGCAGGAATTCAGCGGCATCATCGTGAGCCGCGCGACGCTTGATGCACACGTTCGCCTCGCGCTCTCGCACCCGATCAAGTTCCTTGTCAGCGCACTCGGCCCGTTCAGCCCCGAAATCATGGCGCAAGCGAAGAATCAAGGCGTTTTGATCGGCGGCATGTGCGGCTCGGTAAAGCACGCGCGACTGCACGCGGCGGCCGGCGCCGACGTCATCATTGCGCAAGGCAGTGAAGCCGGCGGCCACACCGGTGAAATTTCGACTTTGGTGCTCACGCCGCAGGTCGTGGACGCCGTTGCGCCGATCCCCGTGCTTGCCGCGGGCGGCATCGCCACGGGGCGGCAACTTGCGGCCGTGCTTGCACTCGGCGCTCAAGGCGCATGGACGGGTTCGCTCTGGCTTACCGTCCATGAAAGCGACACCGATCCGCGCATGATCGACAAGCTGCTGGCTGCGGATTCCGCGCAAACCGTGCGCACCAAAAGCGTCACCGGTAAGCCTGTGCGAATGCTGCACACGCCACTGGAGCAAGTTTGGCTTGAAGAAGGCGCCCCGCCGACTCTGCCCGCCCCGCAACAGGGCATGCTCATGCGGCCGCTCTATCACCGCGTCTACCAGAATGGCGTGAAAACCTTGATGAGCCACGCTGTCGGCCAGGCGGTTGGGCTGCTTAACGCGCGCCGCCCCTGCAAAGCCGTGCTGGACGAAATGATGCGCGAAGTCGTCGACACGATGGAGCGCGTCAACGGGGAGATCGACCTCAACAGCTAG
- a CDS encoding transcriptional activator of maltose regulon, MalT: MVSRSATLAQAPEVLLTMLAAPAGYGKTTLMSQWATVLQNSGAPSCWITCDRDARDAAEFAQQLHYGITGAAIAPHETALAELIANALTGRESFTVFIDDVHVLAKSGADLLMRVVSLAPAGARFVFATRSVAGLSLARLRAHGALAELGAAQLALGDAECAAMVKAAQRLPEDTAQLLESAHGWPVGVRLGLDALTRTNDPRAAHAIADFFEEEVFAEVSAADRVFLLSVSILDELCPALCDAVTEDTDSRARLRRLEQTGFFLELSNTADAKYRLHPMFAAFLKEKLQAGHDQKLAALHQRASMWLARDGQLIAALEHVAQARDPSKVADFLEANSEEMTYQGALPWVARHAEALPKELLNTLPKTLLMMAWLHTRQLRFDETQRVLDQAARRIDEMEREHEAPDATIAMLRLMLKHRQTVLATAKDDEMADVDAQSEDLLRELGDSRPYLTCTLYGQMLTARYTQYRLDDFTRIESSARSALSRSGYRFAAIGLQAALGIGLFHSGRTQAARESLEQALAEANRISGGRSGQAALAALPLARILFEVDERAEADQLVRDHLPVAREFGFSEQLHSGYITLNRLHQAEGDVEAALRVLDEGKRVALECNLDRLSISASAERIRIWIRNGRPDLALREGRREHLDVDIDAVSPNARSNQRDEIRAIAWTRLAASRDRMNEALTVTKRWRHFCMSRGALRTLVRWCIIAAQIHGARGDVAAAKRMLHEALSNAVAGRFIRSFLDEGPFIQRLIAEGYCGQIETNGPIEQFAREIFARSPDASNMASSTPPPPEEDDPGVAGAINAREVEILRLVGRGMRNGEIGARLGLTEGTVKWYMQQIYDKIGVRRRPQAVERARQLGMLH; the protein is encoded by the coding sequence GTGGTTTCGCGTTCGGCTACGCTCGCACAGGCGCCGGAGGTGCTGCTCACCATGCTCGCCGCGCCCGCCGGCTATGGCAAGACGACGCTCATGTCGCAATGGGCAACGGTGCTGCAGAATTCTGGCGCGCCCTCCTGCTGGATCACATGCGACAGAGACGCTCGTGACGCCGCTGAATTCGCGCAGCAGCTCCATTACGGCATTACCGGCGCTGCCATTGCGCCACACGAAACTGCATTGGCTGAACTCATCGCCAACGCGCTGACGGGGCGGGAGAGTTTCACAGTTTTCATCGACGACGTGCATGTGTTGGCAAAATCCGGGGCGGATCTCCTCATGCGTGTCGTCAGCCTTGCACCGGCTGGCGCCCGGTTCGTCTTCGCGACGCGAAGCGTGGCGGGCCTTTCGCTCGCGCGTCTGCGGGCGCATGGCGCGCTCGCGGAACTTGGCGCAGCTCAGCTCGCCCTAGGCGACGCTGAGTGCGCGGCGATGGTCAAAGCCGCGCAACGCCTGCCAGAAGACACAGCACAGTTATTGGAGAGCGCGCACGGCTGGCCCGTCGGCGTTCGTCTTGGCCTGGACGCGCTCACACGCACCAACGATCCACGGGCCGCGCACGCGATCGCTGACTTCTTTGAGGAAGAGGTGTTCGCCGAAGTAAGCGCGGCAGACCGCGTCTTCTTGTTGAGCGTCAGTATCCTGGACGAACTTTGCCCCGCCCTGTGCGACGCGGTCACGGAAGACACCGACAGCCGGGCGCGCCTGAGGCGGCTGGAGCAAACCGGCTTTTTTCTAGAACTCAGCAACACCGCGGACGCGAAGTATCGTTTGCATCCAATGTTCGCTGCCTTCCTAAAAGAGAAGCTACAAGCTGGACACGACCAAAAGCTCGCCGCCTTGCATCAAAGGGCGAGCATGTGGCTTGCGCGCGACGGCCAACTCATCGCCGCGCTCGAGCATGTGGCGCAGGCGCGCGACCCAAGCAAAGTGGCCGATTTCCTCGAAGCCAATAGCGAGGAGATGACCTACCAAGGCGCCCTGCCCTGGGTCGCACGGCACGCGGAAGCACTGCCAAAGGAGCTGCTCAACACCCTTCCAAAGACATTGCTTATGATGGCTTGGCTACACACGCGCCAGCTTCGCTTCGATGAAACGCAACGCGTGCTCGATCAGGCCGCGCGGCGCATTGACGAGATGGAACGTGAGCACGAGGCGCCCGACGCAACGATTGCGATGCTGCGGCTCATGTTGAAGCACCGTCAGACCGTGCTTGCGACCGCCAAAGACGACGAGATGGCGGATGTCGATGCCCAATCGGAAGATTTGCTGCGCGAACTTGGGGACTCGCGCCCTTATCTAACCTGCACGCTTTACGGCCAGATGCTGACCGCGCGTTACACGCAGTATCGGCTGGATGATTTTACGCGCATTGAATCGAGCGCGCGCTCGGCGCTGTCGCGCTCAGGGTATCGGTTCGCGGCGATTGGCCTGCAAGCTGCGTTGGGCATCGGCTTGTTTCATTCGGGCCGCACGCAAGCTGCGCGCGAATCACTTGAGCAAGCCTTGGCGGAAGCGAATCGCATCTCAGGCGGCCGTTCCGGCCAGGCGGCTTTGGCCGCGTTGCCGCTTGCGCGCATCTTGTTTGAAGTCGACGAGCGCGCGGAAGCCGATCAGTTGGTCCGGGATCACTTGCCGGTCGCACGTGAGTTCGGCTTTTCGGAACAACTCCATAGTGGCTACATCACGTTGAATCGCCTGCACCAAGCTGAAGGCGACGTGGAGGCGGCGCTTCGCGTCTTGGATGAAGGCAAACGCGTCGCGCTCGAATGCAATCTCGATCGCTTGAGCATCAGCGCCTCCGCCGAGCGCATCCGCATATGGATTCGCAACGGACGCCCGGATCTGGCGCTCCGGGAAGGCAGACGCGAGCATTTGGACGTGGATATTGACGCGGTCTCGCCGAACGCACGCTCCAATCAGCGCGACGAAATTCGCGCGATCGCTTGGACACGTTTGGCGGCGAGCCGGGATCGCATGAACGAAGCGCTTACGGTCACCAAGCGCTGGCGGCACTTCTGCATGAGTCGCGGTGCTCTGCGCACATTGGTCCGCTGGTGCATTATCGCCGCGCAGATCCACGGCGCGCGGGGCGACGTCGCAGCGGCAAAGCGAATGCTGCACGAGGCACTGAGCAACGCTGTCGCAGGCCGTTTCATCCGCAGTTTCCTTGACGAAGGGCCGTTCATCCAGCGGCTCATCGCCGAAGGCTATTGCGGGCAGATCGAGACAAACGGGCCGATCGAGCAATTCGCGCGAGAAATCTTTGCTCGGTCCCCCGATGCTTCCAACATGGCGTCCAGCACGCCTCCACCTCCGGAAGAGGACGATCCAGGCGTTGCCGGAGCGATCAATGCGCGCGAAGTGGAGATTTTGCGGCTGGTTGGACGCGGCATGCGCAACGGTGAGATCGGCGCACGGCTCGGCCTGACCGAAGGCACCGTGAAATGGTATATGCAGCAGATTTACGACAAGATCGGCGTGCGTCGACGGCCGCAGGCGGTTGAGCGAGCTCGTCAGCTCGGCATGCTGCATTAG
- a CDS encoding serine phosphatase RsbU (regulator of sigma subunit): protein MVDDDIFVRDALALGLNDAGFEVVTAPGAAAGLDIAEREGVDAIITDMYMPGSGGAQFITQIRERWPDMPIIAISGAGIIDGKPTEEIARWLGANGAMVKPFRARELANLLSTLLAKQG from the coding sequence TTGGTCGATGACGACATCTTCGTCCGCGACGCGCTTGCGCTTGGCTTGAATGATGCCGGCTTCGAAGTGGTCACCGCGCCAGGCGCGGCGGCGGGCCTTGACATCGCCGAGCGCGAAGGCGTCGATGCGATCATCACCGACATGTACATGCCTGGCTCGGGCGGGGCCCAATTCATCACCCAGATACGCGAGCGTTGGCCGGACATGCCGATCATCGCTATTTCCGGCGCAGGGATCATCGACGGCAAACCCACCGAAGAAATCGCGCGCTGGCTGGGCGCAAACGGCGCAATGGTGAAGCCGTTCCGCGCGCGTGAGCTGGCGAATCTGCTCTCAACGCTCTTGGCGAAGCAAGGTTAG
- a CDS encoding enoyl-CoA hydratase, which produces MPDHVSITRLPDGVALLTLDSRSTAMNVVSPDWLSEMESAVDEIAADKTCVGAVITSAKPTFMAGADLKHILAWCEAGVSEAEALAYSERATVLHRRIETSGQSFVAAINGLALGGGFELALACHARAVADAHGVVVGLPEVTVGLLPGSGGTQRLARITPPAVALDLLLSGRAVKPKEALNLGIIDIIAPTDALIERAAAWVRANPGAKRSWDQSAPEHGAVPDAPQTHPKYPAQAAIVRCVREGIALRFDDALALESREFARLLTGPVARNIIRTQFVNKGLAEKGARRPEGFEKRCVTRIGVLGAGMMGAGIAHVSACAGMDVTLIDIADDVAERGKDHSARLLGKDVDKGKRTRADRDNVLARIHTSSRFDDLERCELVVEAIFENKAAKAEVTRKAEAAVVGEFIFASNTSTLPITGLAAASRTPESFIGLHFFSPVERMALVEVIVGKHTSPQTLAWALDFVAQLRKTPIVVNDSRGFYTSRVFQTYIHEGMALLQEGVSPRRIEDCAVAAGMPIGPLALLDEVTLELPMKIVREAEAELGATFKRPVSYDVMRRMLDEFHRPGRKAGGGFYEYDGKGKALWRGLAAAFPEAASQPNDAEIEARLLYIQALEAARCFEEGVLSTAADADLGSVLGWNFPIWTGGTLSLIDTIGASAFVTACIELSERCGERFAPSPWLRQRAAAGLRFHESA; this is translated from the coding sequence ATGCCCGATCACGTTTCCATCACGCGTTTACCGGACGGCGTGGCGCTGCTGACTTTGGACTCGCGTTCCACGGCGATGAATGTGGTGTCGCCGGACTGGCTTTCGGAGATGGAATCCGCCGTTGACGAGATTGCGGCGGACAAGACCTGCGTCGGCGCCGTGATCACGTCCGCCAAACCGACATTCATGGCGGGCGCGGATCTGAAACATATCCTCGCGTGGTGTGAGGCGGGCGTCAGCGAAGCCGAAGCTCTGGCATATTCTGAGCGCGCGACGGTGCTGCACCGCCGAATTGAGACAAGCGGACAGTCGTTCGTCGCTGCCATCAATGGATTGGCGCTCGGTGGGGGATTCGAACTCGCTCTTGCTTGCCATGCGCGTGCAGTGGCGGACGCGCATGGCGTGGTCGTGGGATTGCCCGAAGTTACTGTCGGGCTGTTGCCGGGTTCCGGAGGAACGCAACGCCTCGCACGCATCACGCCACCCGCAGTCGCGCTTGATCTGTTGCTCAGTGGCCGGGCTGTAAAGCCGAAGGAGGCGCTAAATCTCGGGATTATCGACATCATCGCGCCGACCGATGCGCTGATCGAGCGCGCGGCCGCTTGGGTCCGAGCAAACCCCGGCGCTAAGCGATCGTGGGATCAGAGCGCGCCCGAGCATGGCGCTGTGCCGGATGCTCCGCAAACGCACCCAAAATACCCCGCGCAGGCAGCCATTGTGCGCTGTGTTCGAGAGGGAATAGCGTTGCGCTTCGATGACGCTTTAGCGCTGGAGTCACGCGAATTTGCGCGGCTGCTCACTGGCCCGGTCGCGCGCAACATCATCCGCACGCAGTTCGTGAACAAGGGTTTGGCGGAGAAGGGCGCGCGCCGTCCCGAAGGCTTCGAAAAACGTTGCGTGACGCGCATCGGCGTTTTAGGCGCGGGCATGATGGGTGCGGGCATCGCCCACGTTTCCGCGTGCGCGGGTATGGACGTCACACTGATAGACATCGCCGATGACGTGGCCGAACGCGGGAAGGACCATTCAGCGCGCCTTCTGGGCAAGGATGTCGATAAAGGTAAGCGCACGAGGGCTGATCGCGACAATGTCCTAGCCCGTATCCACACCTCGTCGCGCTTCGATGACCTTGAACGCTGCGAACTTGTTGTCGAGGCCATTTTCGAGAACAAAGCCGCCAAGGCAGAGGTGACGCGCAAAGCCGAGGCGGCGGTGGTTGGCGAATTTATCTTTGCGTCCAACACATCAACCTTGCCGATCACCGGGCTGGCTGCCGCCTCGCGCACGCCCGAGAGCTTTATCGGCCTCCACTTCTTTTCGCCCGTAGAGCGGATGGCGTTGGTGGAGGTCATCGTCGGCAAACACACTTCCCCACAAACTTTGGCATGGGCGCTCGATTTCGTCGCGCAGCTGCGAAAGACGCCTATTGTCGTCAACGACTCCCGAGGCTTTTACACAAGCCGCGTGTTCCAGACCTACATACACGAGGGTATGGCCTTGCTGCAGGAAGGTGTGTCGCCGAGGCGCATCGAAGATTGCGCAGTGGCGGCAGGTATGCCTATCGGTCCGTTGGCATTGCTTGACGAGGTCACACTTGAGCTGCCGATGAAGATTGTGCGTGAGGCCGAAGCGGAGCTGGGCGCTACTTTCAAGCGTCCCGTCTCGTACGATGTCATGCGCCGCATGTTGGATGAGTTTCACCGCCCGGGACGAAAAGCCGGCGGCGGGTTTTATGAGTACGATGGGAAAGGCAAGGCGCTCTGGCGAGGTCTGGCGGCCGCCTTCCCCGAAGCCGCAAGTCAGCCAAACGACGCCGAGATTGAAGCCCGGCTCCTCTACATTCAGGCGCTTGAGGCGGCGCGATGCTTTGAGGAAGGCGTGCTCAGCACGGCGGCCGACGCCGACCTGGGCAGTGTCCTCGGTTGGAACTTCCCGATTTGGACCGGGGGGACGCTGTCACTCATAGATACGATCGGCGCGTCCGCCTTCGTGACGGCTTGCATTGAGCTGTCCGAACGTTGCGGCGAACGATTTGCGCCGTCGCCTTGGCTCCGGCAACGCGCCGCCGCCGGCCTGCGCTTCCATGAAAGTGCATAA
- a CDS encoding butyryl-CoA dehydrogenase, producing MRRLIFDSDHDLFRQQARRFFEREIAPNAGTWRAQGFVDREAYLKAGAVGYLLMWAPEEYGGAGIDDFRYEQIVYEENIRHGEPGFYINLHSGLVAPYIGKLGSAAQKSKYLPTCARGETILAVAMTEPSTGSDLAGITTRAERRGEGWVLNGAKTYISNGQLADIVIVAARTDPNARHGIGLFIVERGMAGFERGRRLAKMGLHAQDTSELFFENVELSASHALGDPSKGFAYLSQFLAGERLIAAIGSTAAAQTAFDVTLEYVQQRRAFGRPIGTFQNARFILASLRAQLDAVQTLVDQCVLLYNSSELTPELAAEAKLLSSEIEAACVDEGVQLHGGAGYMEEFRISRLYTDARVSRIFAGSSEIMKEIIGRGLGLDERKLR from the coding sequence ATGCGTCGATTGATCTTTGACTCCGACCACGACCTCTTCCGTCAGCAAGCAAGGCGCTTCTTTGAACGCGAGATTGCTCCAAATGCGGGGACGTGGCGCGCGCAGGGCTTCGTGGACCGTGAGGCTTATCTCAAAGCCGGCGCGGTGGGCTATTTGTTGATGTGGGCGCCGGAGGAATATGGCGGCGCCGGCATTGATGATTTTCGCTATGAGCAGATCGTTTACGAGGAAAACATTCGCCACGGGGAGCCGGGCTTTTACATCAATCTGCACTCCGGTTTGGTCGCGCCCTATATCGGCAAGCTCGGCAGCGCTGCGCAGAAGTCGAAGTATCTTCCTACCTGCGCGCGCGGAGAAACGATCCTCGCTGTCGCCATGACCGAGCCGTCAACGGGCAGCGATCTCGCCGGCATCACCACGCGCGCGGAGCGCCGCGGCGAAGGCTGGGTGCTCAATGGGGCGAAAACCTACATCTCAAACGGTCAATTGGCCGACATCGTGATCGTCGCGGCGCGCACGGATCCGAACGCGCGTCACGGCATCGGTCTCTTCATTGTTGAGCGTGGGATGGCCGGCTTCGAGCGCGGCCGGCGGCTTGCAAAGATGGGCCTGCACGCACAGGACACGTCCGAATTGTTTTTCGAGAATGTCGAGCTTTCAGCGAGCCATGCTCTCGGTGATCCGAGCAAGGGGTTTGCCTACCTGTCGCAATTTCTCGCCGGCGAGCGTTTGATCGCCGCTATTGGCTCGACGGCGGCGGCGCAAACCGCCTTTGATGTGACGTTGGAATACGTTCAGCAGCGCCGCGCTTTCGGCCGGCCGATTGGGACGTTTCAGAATGCGCGGTTCATACTAGCGTCGCTGCGGGCGCAACTGGACGCGGTGCAAACGCTCGTGGATCAATGCGTGCTGCTCTACAATTCCAGCGAATTGACGCCGGAATTGGCGGCGGAGGCAAAACTTCTCTCCAGCGAAATCGAAGCGGCGTGCGTGGACGAAGGCGTTCAGCTGCACGGCGGCGCAGGCTACATGGAGGAATTCCGCATCAGCCGGCTCTACACCGATGCGCGCGTTTCAAGAATATTCGCGGGATCAAGCGAGATCATGAAGGAGATCATCGGGCGCGGCCTCGGTCTTGACGAGCGAAAGCTGCGCTAG
- a CDS encoding chemotaxis regulator (transmits chemoreceptor signals to flagelllar motor components CheY), with amino-acid sequence MTTRNEESRLRALVDTAVDGVILIDADGAVLMFNPACERLFGYAAAEVVGQNVKMLMPAPYQGEHDGYLRNYRRTGERKIIGIGREVTGRRKDGTTFPMDLSVGEAEEDGAPIFVGIIRDLTERKTAEAALREQSSRLQALVETAVDGVILIDARGVVIMFNPACERLFGYMAREVIGQNVKMLMPRQYQAEHDGYLSNYIRTRDPKVIGIGREVTGLRKDGSTFPMDLSVGEARQEGESIFVGILHDLSSRKRTEEQLAQAQKMEIVGQLSGGIAHDFNNLLTVILGNAEALGVRLKSREDLRSLADTIMSAAERGAELTQRLLAFSRRQVLQPSSIDCNALVNNMQVLLRRMLREDIELKIATTPASVHALADPAQLESAILNLALNAQDAMPGGGLLTLTTAEIELDPTILGAAIEAKAGRYVMVCVTDDGSGMDRETLERAFEPFFTTKEVGKGSGLGLSMVYGFTKQSNGHVTIYSEPGLGTSVRLYLPVAIDAEASAPRSDLVRDMAPRGTETILVVEDDAFVRGHAITSLESLGYRVMVAADGRQALALLQAGAVPDLLFTDIVMPGGVNGWQLAIEARALMPKLKVLYTSGYPLEALSGRADLDPNATLLSKPYRLAELARRVRDKLDNLI; translated from the coding sequence ATGACGACGCGCAACGAGGAATCACGCCTCCGTGCGCTCGTCGACACCGCGGTTGACGGCGTTATCCTCATCGACGCCGACGGCGCGGTATTGATGTTCAATCCAGCGTGCGAGCGCTTGTTCGGATACGCCGCCGCCGAGGTGGTTGGTCAGAACGTCAAGATGCTGATGCCCGCGCCGTATCAGGGCGAGCATGATGGCTATTTGCGGAATTACCGCCGCACCGGCGAGCGCAAGATCATCGGCATAGGTCGCGAAGTCACGGGCCGGCGGAAGGATGGAACGACGTTTCCAATGGATCTGTCCGTTGGCGAAGCCGAAGAGGACGGCGCGCCGATTTTCGTTGGGATCATTCGTGATCTGACGGAGCGCAAGACAGCGGAAGCCGCGTTGCGCGAGCAATCGTCGCGCTTGCAGGCGCTGGTGGAAACCGCGGTCGATGGCGTGATCCTGATCGATGCACGCGGCGTTGTGATTATGTTCAATCCCGCGTGCGAGCGGCTGTTTGGCTACATGGCGCGCGAGGTGATCGGGCAGAACGTCAAAATGCTGATGCCGCGTCAATATCAAGCGGAGCATGACGGCTATCTCAGCAATTACATTCGCACGCGCGATCCGAAGGTTATCGGCATCGGACGAGAGGTTACGGGGCTACGCAAGGATGGCTCGACCTTTCCGATGGACCTTTCGGTTGGCGAGGCGCGACAAGAAGGCGAATCCATATTCGTAGGCATCCTGCACGACCTTTCGAGCCGCAAGCGCACGGAGGAACAGCTGGCCCAAGCGCAGAAGATGGAGATCGTCGGCCAGCTCTCCGGCGGCATCGCGCACGACTTCAACAACCTCCTCACCGTCATTCTCGGGAACGCAGAAGCACTGGGCGTTCGTCTGAAATCTCGGGAGGATCTGCGCAGCCTTGCCGACACGATCATGTCAGCGGCGGAGCGAGGCGCTGAACTGACACAACGCCTGTTGGCGTTTAGCCGTAGGCAAGTGCTGCAACCCTCCTCGATCGATTGCAACGCGCTGGTGAACAACATGCAGGTGTTGTTGCGGCGCATGCTGCGCGAGGACATCGAGCTCAAAATCGCCACGACGCCCGCCTCGGTGCATGCCTTGGCTGATCCGGCACAGCTTGAATCCGCCATTTTGAACCTGGCGCTCAACGCTCAAGACGCCATGCCTGGCGGCGGGCTGCTCACCTTGACGACCGCCGAGATCGAACTCGATCCGACGATTCTTGGGGCAGCGATTGAAGCGAAAGCTGGTCGCTACGTCATGGTGTGCGTCACAGATGACGGCAGCGGCATGGACCGCGAAACCTTGGAGCGCGCGTTCGAGCCATTCTTCACCACCAAGGAAGTGGGCAAGGGCTCGGGGCTCGGTTTGTCGATGGTGTACGGCTTCACCAAGCAATCGAACGGGCACGTGACGATCTACAGCGAGCCTGGTCTTGGAACGAGCGTTCGGCTCTACCTGCCGGTCGCCATTGACGCCGAAGCGAGCGCGCCTCGGAGCGACCTCGTTCGAGACATGGCGCCGCGTGGGACCGAGACCATCCTCGTTGTCGAGGACGATGCGTTCGTACGCGGGCACGCGATCACGTCGCTCGAGTCACTCGGCTATCGCGTTATGGTAGCCGCCGACGGGCGCCAGGCTCTGGCGTTGCTGCAGGCCGGCGCCGTGCCCGACCTCTTGTTCACGGACATCGTCATGCCAGGCGGCGTGAATGGATGGCAGCTCGCTATTGAGGCACGGGCACTGATGCCCAAGCTCAAGGTGCTCTATACGTCCGGCTATCCTTTGGAAGCGTTGTCGGGACGCGCCGACCTTGATCCGAACGCGACGTTGTTGTCCAAACCCTATCGCCTCGCCGAGTTGGCGAGGCGCGTGCGCGACAAGCTCGACAATTTGATCTGA